The Actinocorallia herbida DNA window GCTCTGCACGAACGAGCGCCCGCCGAACATGGCCACCGCCTCGGCGAGCAGCGTGCCGAGCAGGTAGAGCACCGGTGGCGCGACGACCATGACCGGCAGGTCGTCCGGCCGGACCGTCAGCGCCGCCAGCGCGCACACCGCCACGAACACCGCGCCCGGCAGGATCGACCAGTCCGCGAGCGCGCCCGCGAACGTTCCCGCGAGGACCACCGCGACGGCTCCGCGCGCGGTCAGCGAGACCGCGGGGCCTTGCCGTTTGCCCGGCGCGGGGCGGGCCGCGTCCGGCTTGCGCCGGTTCTTCCC harbors:
- a CDS encoding DUF6542 domain-containing protein, producing the protein MSSTETQKNPETREKKPGGKNRRKPDAARPAPGKRQGPAVSLTARGAVAVVLAGTFAGALADWSILPGAVFVAVCALAALTVRPDDLPVMVVAPPVLYLLGTLLAEAVAMFGGRSFVQSLLVALPLDLAVRAPWLLAGTLLTAMIAVRRGLLTAWRELSLKADGFRLTRERYAEEDPVRWDERT